A single window of Martelella sp. NC20 DNA harbors:
- a CDS encoding ABC transporter ATP-binding protein: MQVSRNTQEGPRLSARHVSKAFETGSGPFLALNDISLDIHAGDFLAIVGKSGSGKSTLVNLLTGLDMVSSGQIWSSANGGTEITGLGQEGLARWRGLEIGVVFQFFQLLPSLTVLENTMLPMDYCNAFPRGERRERAMAILERLGIAEQAGKLPLDMSGGQQQRAAIARALANEPGIIVADEPTGNLDSATTHEVMELFAAQREAGKAVVMVTHERDLTSYFTRTIELADGAITSELGEVA; this comes from the coding sequence ATGCAAGTTTCGCGCAACACGCAGGAAGGCCCCCGCCTGTCGGCGCGGCATGTATCGAAAGCGTTCGAGACCGGTTCCGGTCCGTTTCTGGCGCTCAACGACATCTCGCTCGATATTCACGCCGGCGACTTCCTGGCCATTGTCGGCAAATCGGGCAGCGGCAAGTCGACCCTGGTCAACCTCCTGACGGGCTTGGACATGGTGAGCAGCGGCCAAATCTGGTCGAGCGCCAATGGGGGCACGGAAATCACCGGGCTTGGCCAGGAGGGCCTGGCGCGCTGGCGCGGTCTGGAGATCGGCGTCGTCTTCCAGTTTTTCCAGCTCCTGCCCTCGCTCACGGTGCTGGAAAACACCATGCTGCCCATGGATTATTGCAATGCATTTCCGCGCGGCGAGCGCCGCGAGCGGGCGATGGCAATCCTCGAACGGCTGGGCATCGCCGAACAGGCTGGCAAATTGCCGCTCGACATGTCGGGCGGCCAGCAGCAGCGCGCCGCCATTGCCCGCGCCCTCGCCAACGAACCGGGCATCATTGTCGCCGACGAGCCGACCGGCAATCTCGACAGCGCCACCACGCACGAGGTGATGGAGCTTTTCGCCGCCCAGCGCGAGGCCGGCAAGGCAGTGGTCATGGTGACCCATGAGCGCGATTTGACCAGCTATTTCACCCGGACCATCGAACTTGCCGACGGCGCGATCACATCCGAACTGGGAGAAGTCGCATGA
- the recA gene encoding recombinase RecA — MAQNSLRLVEEKSVNKSKALEAALSQIERSFGKGSIMKLGANDSVVEIETVSTGSLGLDIALGIGGLPKGRIIEIYGPESSGKTTLALQVIAEAQKSGGICGFIDAEHALDPVYARKLGVDLHDLLISQPDTGEQGLEIADTLVRSGALDVIVIDSVAALTPRAEIEGEMGDSLPGLQARLMSQALRKLTGSISRSNCMVVFINQIRMKIGVMFGSPETTTGGNALKFYASVRLDIRRIGAVKDRDEVVGNQTRVKVVKNKMAPPFKQVEFDIMYGEGVSKTGELVDLGVKAGIVEKSGSWFSYNSERLGQGRENAKTFLKENPAIADEIELALRQNAGLLSEGLLDADENAEDNGGDATGTNDE, encoded by the coding sequence ATGGCACAGAATTCACTACGACTCGTCGAGGAAAAATCGGTGAACAAGAGCAAGGCGCTGGAAGCGGCACTTTCACAGATCGAGCGCTCGTTCGGCAAGGGCTCGATCATGAAGCTCGGCGCCAATGATAGCGTCGTCGAGATCGAAACGGTGTCAACCGGCTCGCTCGGCCTTGATATCGCGCTTGGCATCGGTGGACTGCCCAAGGGACGCATCATCGAGATTTACGGCCCGGAAAGCTCCGGCAAGACCACGCTGGCCCTGCAGGTAATTGCCGAGGCGCAGAAGAGCGGCGGCATTTGCGGCTTTATCGATGCCGAGCACGCGCTCGATCCGGTCTATGCGCGCAAGCTCGGCGTCGATCTGCATGACCTGCTGATATCCCAGCCGGATACCGGCGAGCAGGGGCTTGAAATCGCCGATACGCTGGTGCGCTCGGGCGCGCTCGACGTGATCGTGATCGACTCGGTCGCCGCGCTCACCCCGCGCGCCGAAATCGAGGGCGAGATGGGCGACAGTCTTCCCGGCCTGCAGGCGCGGCTGATGAGCCAGGCATTGCGCAAGCTCACCGGCTCGATCTCGCGTTCCAACTGCATGGTGGTCTTCATCAACCAGATCCGCATGAAGATCGGCGTGATGTTCGGTTCGCCCGAAACCACGACGGGCGGCAACGCGCTGAAATTCTACGCTTCCGTCCGCCTCGACATCCGCCGCATCGGCGCGGTCAAGGATCGCGACGAGGTTGTCGGCAACCAGACCCGCGTGAAGGTGGTGAAGAACAAGATGGCCCCGCCCTTCAAGCAGGTCGAGTTCGACATCATGTATGGCGAGGGCGTGTCCAAGACCGGCGAACTGGTCGATCTCGGCGTCAAGGCCGGCATCGTAGAGAAGTCCGGCTCCTGGTTTTCCTATAACAGCGAGCGCCTCGGCCAGGGGCGTGAAAACGCGAAGACTTTCCTGAAGGAAAACCCTGCAATAGCCGATGAAATCGAGCTTGCTTTGCGCCAGAATGCCGGCCTGCTTTCCGAAGGCCTGCTCGATGCCGACGAAAATGCCGAGGATAATGGCGGCGATGCCACCGGCACAAACGACGAATAG
- the alaS gene encoding alanine--tRNA ligase, protein MNGVNEIRSTFLDYFRQNGHEVVASSPLVPHNDPTLMFTNAGMVPFKNVFTGLESRPYSTATTAQKCVRAGGKHNDLDNVGYTARHHTFFEMMGNFSFGDYFKERAISLAWNLITQEFALPKDKLLVTVYHEDDEAFDLWKKIAGLPDDRIIRIATSDNFWSMGDTGPCGPCSEIFFDHGDHIWGGPPGSPEEDGDRFIEIWNLVFMQYEQISADRRENLPRPSIDTGMGLERVAAVLQGKHDNYDIDLFRNLIAASVDLTGVKAEGEHRASHRVIADHLRSSAFLIADGVLPSNEGRGYVLRRIMRRAMRHAELLGARDPVIYKLLPVLVGEMGRAYPELQRAEALISETLKLEESRFRKTLDRGLTLLDEASRDLSKGDRLDGETAFKLYDTYGFPLDLTQDALRARGIHVDLTGFQDAMHRQRAEARAHWTGSGDKATETIWFELGEKHEATEFLGYDTEKAEGIALALVRDGASVETAREGDSVAVIVNQTPFYGESGGQMGDTGTIRTDKATLRVSDTQKKGRGLFAHYATVERGEIVRGEPVSLAVDHARRSRLRANHSATHLIHEALREKLGNHVAQKGSLVAPERLRFDISHPKPLSAAELSEVEDMANEIVLQNAPVSTRLMSVDDAIAEGAMALFGEKYGDEVRVVSMGTATSGEKAGKTYSLELCGGTHVRSTGDIGLIRIVGESAVAAGVRRIEALTGIDARRYLTHQDEKLKALAASLKVQPDDVANRVEALLDERRRLERELTEARKQLALGGTGSADEAEKIGDISLIAKVLQGVAAKDLKGMADTAKTDRDHTAVVFIAVAEDGKASIVVSLTADLTDRFSAVDLVRAASAAIGGQGGGGRPDMAQAGGPDGANAQATIDAVRAALAG, encoded by the coding sequence ATGAATGGCGTTAATGAAATCCGGTCGACCTTTCTCGACTACTTCAGGCAGAACGGACATGAGGTTGTCGCGTCCAGTCCGCTGGTGCCGCATAACGACCCGACCCTGATGTTCACCAATGCCGGGATGGTGCCGTTCAAAAACGTCTTTACCGGGCTTGAATCGCGGCCCTACTCCACGGCGACGACCGCGCAGAAATGCGTGCGGGCCGGCGGCAAGCATAACGACCTCGACAATGTCGGCTATACCGCGCGCCACCACACCTTCTTCGAGATGATGGGCAATTTCTCCTTCGGCGATTATTTCAAGGAGCGCGCGATCTCGCTCGCCTGGAACCTGATCACGCAGGAATTCGCGCTTCCCAAGGACAAGCTGCTCGTCACCGTCTACCATGAGGACGATGAGGCCTTTGATCTCTGGAAGAAGATCGCCGGCCTTCCCGACGACCGCATCATCCGGATCGCGACCTCCGACAATTTCTGGTCGATGGGCGATACCGGCCCCTGCGGCCCCTGCTCCGAAATCTTCTTCGACCATGGCGATCATATCTGGGGCGGCCCGCCCGGCTCGCCGGAAGAGGATGGCGACCGGTTCATCGAGATCTGGAACCTGGTGTTCATGCAGTATGAGCAGATTTCCGCCGACCGCCGCGAAAACCTGCCGCGCCCCTCGATCGACACCGGCATGGGCCTGGAACGGGTCGCGGCCGTGTTGCAGGGCAAGCACGACAATTACGATATCGACCTGTTTCGCAACCTGATCGCCGCTTCCGTGGACCTGACCGGCGTGAAGGCCGAGGGCGAGCACCGGGCGAGCCACCGCGTCATCGCCGATCATCTGCGCTCTTCCGCCTTCCTGATCGCCGACGGTGTCCTGCCCTCGAATGAAGGCCGCGGATATGTGCTGCGCCGGATCATGCGCCGCGCCATGCGCCATGCCGAGCTGCTCGGCGCCCGCGACCCGGTCATCTACAAGCTGCTTCCGGTGCTGGTCGGCGAAATGGGGCGCGCCTATCCCGAGCTGCAGCGCGCCGAGGCGCTGATTTCCGAAACGCTGAAGCTGGAGGAATCCCGGTTCCGCAAGACCCTCGACCGCGGCCTGACGCTGCTTGACGAGGCCAGCCGCGACCTCAGCAAAGGTGACCGCCTCGATGGCGAAACCGCCTTCAAGCTCTATGATACCTATGGCTTCCCGCTCGATCTGACCCAGGATGCGCTGCGCGCGCGCGGCATTCATGTCGACCTCACCGGCTTTCAGGATGCCATGCACCGCCAGCGCGCCGAAGCCCGCGCCCACTGGACGGGCTCCGGCGACAAGGCGACCGAGACGATCTGGTTCGAACTCGGCGAGAAGCATGAGGCGACCGAGTTTCTCGGTTACGACACCGAAAAGGCCGAGGGTATAGCCCTGGCGCTCGTCAGGGACGGCGCTTCGGTGGAGACCGCGCGGGAGGGCGACAGCGTTGCCGTGATCGTCAACCAGACGCCGTTTTACGGGGAGTCTGGCGGCCAGATGGGCGACACCGGCACGATCCGGACCGACAAGGCGACATTGCGCGTTAGCGACACGCAGAAGAAGGGGCGCGGCCTGTTCGCGCACTACGCCACCGTCGAGAGGGGCGAGATCGTTCGCGGCGAGCCGGTTTCGCTGGCGGTAGATCACGCCCGCCGGTCGCGGCTTCGCGCCAACCACTCGGCCACCCACCTCATCCACGAGGCGCTGCGCGAAAAGCTCGGCAACCATGTTGCCCAGAAGGGCTCGCTGGTGGCGCCCGAGCGGCTGCGATTTGACATTTCGCACCCGAAACCGCTGAGCGCCGCCGAACTTTCCGAAGTCGAGGACATGGCGAACGAGATCGTGTTGCAGAACGCACCGGTCTCGACCCGGCTGATGAGCGTCGACGATGCGATCGCGGAAGGCGCCATGGCGCTGTTCGGCGAGAAATACGGCGATGAGGTCCGCGTTGTTTCGATGGGAACCGCAACCTCCGGCGAAAAGGCGGGCAAGACCTATTCGCTGGAACTGTGCGGCGGCACCCATGTGCGCTCCACCGGTGATATCGGCCTGATCCGGATTGTCGGCGAAAGCGCCGTCGCCGCCGGCGTGCGGCGCATCGAGGCGCTGACCGGGATCGATGCCCGACGCTATCTCACCCATCAGGATGAAAAGCTGAAGGCCCTGGCGGCAAGCCTCAAGGTACAGCCGGACGACGTCGCAAACCGTGTCGAGGCGCTGCTGGACGAACGCCGCCGGCTGGAACGCGAATTGACGGAGGCGCGCAAGCAGCTCGCGCTCGGCGGCACGGGATCGGCAGACGAAGCCGAGAAGATCGGCGACATCAGCCTGATCGCCAAGGTGCTTCAGGGCGTGGCAGCCAAAGACCTCAAGGGCATGGCCGACACCGCCAAGACCGACAGGGACCATACAGCGGTCGTCTTCATTGCCGTGGCTGAAGACGGCAAGGCAAGCATTGTGGTGTCGCTGACGGCTGACCTGACCGACAGGTTTTCCGCGGTCGACCTGGTGCGCGCGGCTTCTGCGGCCATCGGCGGCCAGGGCGGCGGCGGTCGCCCCGACATGGCCCAGGCCGGCGGCCCGGATGGCGCAAACGCACAAGCGACGATCGACGCCGTGCGGGCGGCTCTTGCCGGCTGA
- a CDS encoding AraC family transcriptional regulator: protein MKNTEVFGTYQQRLERVSNYISAHLDDELDYAKLAEIACLSPWHWHRIYRAVYGETIHATVKRLRLHRAAGELVNGAAGIESIASRAGYSSVASFTRSFKSAYGMAPARYRSSGRHVIFDNHVTEENDAMYDVELRKENARTVAGVPHTGSYMEVDKAFGEAVGKMAAAGLFRPDMQMVGIYYSDPGLVAEEALQSFAGFVVPAGFTPPAGLELREIAGGRYAVLRHIGPYAELHKAYGWFYGSYLPANGYEPADAPPAEVYLNNPREVAPQDLLTEICIPIKG, encoded by the coding sequence ATGAAAAATACGGAGGTTTTCGGGACCTATCAGCAAAGGCTGGAGCGGGTCAGCAATTACATCAGCGCCCATCTGGACGATGAGCTCGACTATGCAAAACTCGCCGAGATCGCCTGCCTTTCGCCGTGGCACTGGCACCGGATCTACCGGGCGGTGTATGGCGAAACCATCCACGCCACGGTGAAGCGGTTGCGCCTTCACCGGGCCGCCGGCGAACTCGTCAACGGCGCGGCAGGCATAGAGAGCATTGCCAGCCGCGCCGGCTATTCGAGCGTCGCATCTTTCACACGAAGTTTCAAATCCGCTTACGGAATGGCGCCGGCGAGATATCGCAGCAGCGGGCGTCACGTTATTTTCGATAACCATGTCACCGAGGAGAATGATGCGATGTATGACGTCGAACTCAGGAAAGAGAATGCCAGAACCGTGGCCGGCGTGCCGCACACCGGCTCCTACATGGAAGTCGATAAGGCCTTTGGAGAGGCTGTCGGAAAGATGGCGGCGGCGGGCCTGTTCCGGCCGGATATGCAGATGGTCGGAATCTATTATTCGGACCCCGGGCTTGTCGCGGAGGAGGCGTTGCAGTCCTTCGCCGGCTTTGTCGTGCCTGCCGGTTTCACGCCGCCAGCGGGGCTGGAGCTGCGTGAGATCGCCGGTGGTCGCTATGCCGTGTTGCGCCATATCGGACCTTATGCGGAGCTTCACAAGGCCTATGGCTGGTTTTATGGTAGCTACCTTCCGGCTAATGGATATGAGCCGGCGGACGCGCCGCCCGCGGAAGTCTATCTCAACAATCCGCGCGAAGTGGCGCCCCAGGACCTGCTGACGGAAATCTGCATACCCATTAAAGGATAG
- a CDS encoding TetR/AcrR family transcriptional regulator, which translates to MDRRVRRTRSRLVEAMVHCAANGDWDAVSIQQICDAADVARSTFYLHFQNKAELLDYAFASLGEEMRNTPASRSLDVDGALGVLPVLFSFMVEKDHGFLFSRSRPSVATLLIGWRLKAVITEMIAGEIAESDRFRATPAPVIEFITAGVFAAIDNWYQRNEKPSVSGVIAGLDAMILRLLVRTNG; encoded by the coding sequence ATGGATCGTCGTGTCAGAAGGACGCGGAGCAGGCTGGTCGAAGCCATGGTGCATTGCGCCGCAAACGGCGATTGGGACGCCGTCAGCATCCAGCAGATCTGCGACGCGGCGGACGTGGCGCGATCCACCTTCTACCTGCATTTCCAGAACAAGGCGGAACTGCTGGACTACGCTTTTGCCTCTCTCGGCGAGGAGATGCGAAACACACCGGCAAGCCGTTCGCTCGATGTAGACGGCGCGCTGGGGGTCCTGCCGGTTCTGTTCTCGTTCATGGTCGAAAAGGACCATGGGTTCCTGTTCAGTCGCAGCCGACCATCGGTTGCCACATTGCTGATCGGCTGGCGCCTGAAGGCGGTAATCACCGAAATGATCGCCGGAGAAATTGCGGAATCGGACCGGTTCCGCGCCACGCCGGCCCCTGTCATCGAATTCATCACGGCCGGCGTCTTCGCCGCCATCGACAACTGGTATCAGCGCAACGAAAAGCCATCTGTCAGTGGCGTCATCGCCGGGCTCGATGCAATGATTTTGCGACTTCTGGTACGAACAAACGGCTGA
- the dusA gene encoding tRNA dihydrouridine(20/20a) synthase DusA, with the protein MKKEKKSRIGVARRFAVAPMIDWTDRHCRFFHRQLMMRGQVYTEMIVADAVLHGDRDRLLGFAQCEHPVVLQLGGSDPQKLSEAASIGEAFGYDEINLNVGCPSDRVQSGTFGACLMRTPEIVEQAVSAMKAAVSVPVTVKCRIGVDDQDPHTVLPDFIDRMVGAGADAVWIHARKAWLKGLSPKENRSIPPLDYPLVYAMKERHPDFFIGINGGILTMDAAEAHLEKLDGVMIGRAAYQTPTLLAEVDHRLFGAPRRPLDWQALRDAMMAYADRELAAGTRLSQITRHMIGLFNGYAGARRFRQILSTEATGPEAGPEVIARAFDAVALDEKAA; encoded by the coding sequence GTGAAAAAAGAAAAGAAATCGCGGATTGGCGTAGCTCGGCGCTTTGCGGTTGCACCTATGATCGACTGGACGGATCGGCATTGTCGTTTTTTTCACCGACAGTTGATGATGCGGGGGCAGGTCTATACGGAAATGATCGTGGCCGATGCGGTGCTCCATGGCGATCGCGACAGGCTGCTGGGCTTTGCGCAGTGTGAGCATCCCGTGGTGCTGCAGCTTGGCGGATCCGATCCGCAAAAACTCTCGGAGGCGGCATCGATCGGCGAGGCTTTCGGTTATGACGAGATCAACCTCAATGTCGGCTGCCCATCGGACCGCGTCCAGTCAGGCACGTTCGGCGCCTGCCTGATGCGCACGCCCGAAATCGTGGAACAGGCGGTTTCGGCGATGAAAGCGGCGGTCTCGGTTCCGGTAACGGTCAAATGCCGGATCGGCGTCGACGACCAGGATCCCCATACGGTTCTGCCGGATTTTATCGACCGGATGGTCGGGGCAGGCGCCGACGCTGTCTGGATCCATGCCCGCAAGGCATGGCTGAAGGGACTGAGCCCCAAGGAAAACCGCTCGATCCCGCCGCTCGACTATCCACTCGTTTACGCCATGAAGGAGCGCCACCCCGATTTTTTCATCGGCATCAATGGCGGCATTCTCACCATGGATGCGGCCGAGGCGCATCTTGAAAAACTCGATGGCGTGATGATCGGGCGGGCGGCCTATCAGACGCCGACGCTTCTGGCAGAGGTCGATCATCGGCTGTTCGGCGCGCCGCGCCGGCCCCTGGACTGGCAGGCGCTGCGCGACGCGATGATGGCCTATGCGGATCGCGAACTGGCCGCGGGCACGCGCCTCTCCCAGATAACGCGCCATATGATTGGCCTCTTCAACGGCTATGCCGGCGCGCGACGTTTTCGCCAGATACTGTCGACCGAGGCGACCGGACCGGAAGCGGGGCCGGAGGTGATCGCGCGGGCCTTCGACGCTGTTGCGCTGGATGAAAAAGCCGCCTGA
- a CDS encoding SulP family inorganic anion transporter, which produces MPTRLVPKTVSVLREGYSFSRLRSDAIAGLTVAIVALPLSMAIAIACGVSPDRGLYAAIIGGFFVSLLGGSRHQIGGPAGAFIVLVAASVERNGVDGLIIAVILSGLIMIAAGYLKLGAYIRFIPYPVTVGFTAGIAIIIFASQLSAIFGLDLPGKEPGPLAEKVAYLAQYVGTTNIAALAIAVLTVAIIVAVKRFRPGWPGMLIAVAVASLAAFALNLPVETIGSQFGGLPRGLQAPALPALSLQKVIAVLPDAFAFALLGSIESLLSAVVADGMTGRRHRSNMELVGQGVANIASGLFGGICVTGTIARTATNVRAGATSPFSGMLHALFLLLFMIVAAPLASFIPLATLAGVLAVVAWTMVEKAAIRTLLRTSRGDAVILLVTLLLVVFRDLTEGIVAGFALGAVLFIDRMGKNVAVSPYSDYNATAEDPIANTDPDTVVYRISGAFFFGAAATVGSVLDRVAGGARNFVLDLSDVPYLDSSAANVLEGTISKAEHRKVRILLAGAAPNVRAILESHDIAEPRVTYCADLDEAAGRIDASKREASA; this is translated from the coding sequence ATGCCAACCCGTCTCGTTCCCAAGACCGTCAGCGTTCTGCGCGAAGGTTATTCCTTTTCCCGGTTGAGAAGCGATGCCATCGCCGGATTGACCGTCGCCATCGTGGCGCTGCCGCTGTCGATGGCGATCGCGATCGCATGCGGCGTTTCGCCAGATCGGGGGCTTTACGCGGCGATCATCGGCGGGTTCTTCGTCTCGCTGCTTGGCGGCAGCCGCCACCAGATCGGCGGCCCGGCGGGGGCGTTCATCGTGCTGGTCGCAGCCTCGGTCGAACGCAACGGCGTTGACGGGCTGATCATCGCCGTCATTCTCTCCGGCCTGATCATGATCGCGGCCGGCTATCTGAAGCTCGGCGCCTATATCCGCTTCATACCCTATCCGGTGACGGTCGGCTTCACCGCCGGTATTGCCATCATCATCTTCGCCAGCCAGCTTTCCGCGATCTTCGGCCTCGATCTGCCCGGAAAGGAACCCGGCCCCCTCGCCGAGAAGGTCGCCTATCTGGCGCAATATGTCGGGACCACCAACATCGCGGCCCTTGCCATCGCGGTGCTGACTGTCGCCATTATTGTGGCTGTAAAACGCTTCCGTCCGGGCTGGCCGGGCATGCTGATCGCGGTTGCCGTGGCGAGTCTCGCGGCCTTCGCCCTCAACCTGCCGGTGGAAACCATCGGTAGCCAGTTCGGCGGACTGCCGCGAGGGTTGCAGGCCCCGGCCCTGCCCGCCCTGTCGCTCCAGAAGGTCATCGCCGTGCTTCCCGATGCCTTCGCCTTCGCGCTGCTGGGCTCGATCGAATCCCTGCTTTCAGCCGTCGTCGCCGACGGCATGACGGGCCGCAGGCATCGCTCCAACATGGAACTGGTCGGCCAGGGCGTGGCCAATATCGCCTCCGGCCTGTTCGGCGGCATCTGCGTGACCGGCACCATCGCCCGCACCGCAACCAATGTGCGCGCCGGGGCGACCAGCCCGTTTTCCGGCATGCTGCACGCGCTGTTCCTGCTGCTGTTCATGATTGTCGCAGCACCGCTTGCCAGCTTCATCCCGCTGGCAACCCTTGCCGGCGTGCTTGCGGTTGTGGCCTGGACGATGGTGGAAAAGGCGGCGATCAGAACGCTGCTACGCACCTCGCGCGGCGATGCCGTGATCCTGCTGGTGACGCTGCTCCTCGTGGTCTTCCGTGATCTGACCGAAGGCATTGTCGCAGGATTCGCGCTCGGCGCGGTGCTTTTCATCGACCGCATGGGCAAGAATGTCGCGGTCAGCCCCTATTCCGACTATAACGCCACGGCCGAAGACCCGATCGCCAATACCGACCCCGATACCGTGGTCTACCGCATTTCCGGCGCGTTCTTCTTCGGCGCGGCCGCCACCGTCGGCTCGGTGCTCGACCGCGTTGCCGGCGGCGCGCGCAATTTCGTGCTGGACCTGTCGGACGTGCCCTATCTCGATTCCTCGGCCGCCAATGTGCTGGAGGGAACGATCAGCAAGGCGGAACACCGCAAGGTACGGATCTTGCTGGCCGGCGCCGCGCCGAATGTCCGAGCGATCCTCGAAAGCCACGATATTGCGGAACCGCGCGTGACCTATTGCGCGGATCTTGATGAGGCTGCCGGGCGAATCGACGCCTCGAAGCGCGAAGCCTCGGCCTGA